The Granulicella sibirica genome has a segment encoding these proteins:
- a CDS encoding TonB-dependent receptor, protein MKFSGHNRRSTLWAMVTQAFLCFLVLTGAATRATAQADQGAIVGVIQDSTGAVIPNAQVTLTNPDTGLTLKVESDSSGNYVFSPIKIGTYSVEATAPGFSPSRTEGIQLHVQDRAEVNLQLKTGSQTTEVTVTTGPALLQTEEGSTGQVIESKTINETPLNGRNWVFIAQLTAGVAPANGARGQKGGDFNANGQRAEQNNYIMDGVDNNVNVVDFFNGASYVVRPPPDALAEFKVQTGSYSSEFGHSAGAVVNASIKSGTNNIHGSLWEYIRNDAFDVREFFQGTLPIAKYRQNQFGATLGLPIIKNKLFFFGDVEADRIVFGETHSTQSVPTALMRTGNFSELLNKSLVNGNTIQLYAPSTTANGTTLVANNRLDQQAGVTLDPVAVKLLSLFPSPNVGVPGQTYNNYVSQTATRDNTFQWDTRADWNISSKDQMFGRYSYNHEPSTHPAPLGAILDGGGFGDTGQLVQLGENFAGSETHIFTPTLTNEFRFGYNYGHYAGLHNNANNTSLASSLGLGGVPTSQNNAGLPFFSVSGLSNFGSPQFYATNEYENVYQILDNVTKVLGNHTLKAGITIQRIRFSTSQPTQPRGTYTYTGVYTSQVGTPNTGYGVADFITGNMNSAAISNVFTSDDVRFNRAGYVQDDWKASQKLTLNYGIRYDYSTPYLERHDNQAAFVPTSAYTSGGTATGIYYIPKSKQNVAIPAKFQQLLAEDHIALTYTNNRYLVNPQKTNFAPRVGFAYKATEKAVIHGGYGIFFGGLESTGYYPNFGENFPFEFDSSYAATGSCTLNGACPTNGYTLESGLPQAITSPSQPTLRGGEGNVRTPYSQQYNLTVEYGISSSMVASIGYVGSVARHLQFFPNPNGQTALTPNGFSGYTDANGDKLNPLQPFPHFNGFSFTAYDGASNYNSLQGSLEKRLTKGLSFLTTYTYAHSLDNADTPLGSSNDQGTRSLNILGLGADYGPSGFDVRHRYTLNGNYQLPFGKGQKYVNSGGILDYVVGGWSSSFVFRAQTGQPLTIGTNGITSPGGASYNAIRIGDPFSAGGSANSTNSGITCPTKVRTVQNWYNPCAFKNPEADNIGYTAAFYPDGKTHIPNTVTGQAAYAYVGSNRGQTSSPGYERVDMSLFKSFHTFREQALQFRADIFNFLNTPAYGAPSTVNISSTGGQISGSRTFQANTPDSRFFQFALKYTF, encoded by the coding sequence ATGAAATTTTCAGGCCACAACCGCAGATCGACGCTATGGGCAATGGTGACACAGGCTTTCCTGTGCTTCCTGGTTCTTACGGGCGCCGCAACGAGGGCAACCGCACAGGCTGACCAGGGCGCCATCGTCGGAGTCATTCAGGATTCCACCGGCGCTGTTATCCCCAACGCGCAGGTGACCCTCACCAACCCGGATACGGGCCTCACCCTGAAGGTCGAGAGCGATTCGAGCGGAAACTACGTGTTCTCGCCGATCAAAATCGGAACCTACAGCGTGGAAGCCACCGCGCCAGGTTTCTCGCCATCGCGTACCGAAGGTATTCAGCTCCACGTTCAGGATCGCGCCGAAGTCAATCTTCAACTGAAGACGGGCTCACAGACGACTGAAGTGACCGTCACCACCGGCCCAGCTCTCCTCCAAACGGAAGAGGGCTCTACCGGTCAGGTCATCGAGTCCAAGACCATCAACGAGACGCCTCTCAACGGCCGTAACTGGGTCTTCATCGCGCAGCTCACAGCCGGCGTCGCTCCGGCAAACGGCGCACGTGGCCAGAAGGGCGGAGACTTCAACGCCAACGGTCAGCGCGCTGAGCAGAACAACTACATCATGGACGGTGTCGATAACAACGTAAACGTCGTCGACTTCTTCAACGGCGCAAGCTACGTCGTTCGCCCCCCGCCAGATGCCCTCGCCGAGTTCAAGGTGCAGACCGGTTCCTACAGCTCCGAGTTCGGCCACTCCGCCGGTGCCGTCGTGAACGCCTCCATCAAGTCCGGAACCAATAACATCCATGGCTCCCTCTGGGAGTACATCCGCAACGACGCCTTCGACGTGCGCGAGTTCTTCCAAGGCACCCTGCCCATCGCCAAGTACCGCCAGAACCAGTTCGGCGCTACACTCGGCCTTCCCATCATCAAGAACAAACTGTTCTTCTTCGGTGACGTCGAAGCAGACCGTATCGTCTTCGGCGAAACGCACTCCACCCAGTCTGTCCCGACTGCGCTCATGCGGACCGGCAACTTCAGCGAGCTCCTGAACAAATCACTCGTCAACGGCAACACGATCCAGCTCTACGCTCCAAGTACGACCGCGAACGGCACGACCCTTGTCGCCAATAACCGGCTCGATCAGCAAGCAGGCGTGACGCTCGACCCGGTCGCCGTCAAGCTGCTCAGCCTGTTCCCCTCCCCGAACGTCGGCGTCCCCGGCCAGACCTACAACAACTACGTCAGCCAGACCGCCACCCGCGACAACACCTTCCAGTGGGATACCCGCGCGGACTGGAACATCAGCAGCAAGGACCAGATGTTCGGTCGCTACAGCTATAACCACGAGCCCTCCACCCACCCTGCTCCTCTCGGAGCCATCCTTGACGGCGGCGGATTCGGCGACACCGGCCAGCTCGTTCAGCTGGGCGAAAACTTCGCCGGTAGCGAAACGCACATCTTCACCCCCACTCTGACCAATGAATTTCGCTTTGGCTATAACTATGGCCACTATGCGGGTCTTCATAACAACGCCAACAACACCTCGCTCGCCTCCAGCCTCGGGTTAGGTGGTGTCCCGACGTCTCAGAACAACGCCGGCCTGCCCTTCTTCAGCGTCTCCGGTCTGTCAAATTTTGGTTCGCCTCAGTTTTATGCGACGAACGAGTACGAGAACGTCTACCAGATCCTCGATAACGTCACGAAGGTCCTGGGCAACCACACCCTCAAGGCTGGAATTACCATCCAGCGCATTCGCTTCTCGACCTCTCAGCCGACCCAGCCACGTGGAACCTACACCTACACCGGCGTTTACACCAGCCAGGTGGGAACTCCGAACACAGGTTACGGCGTTGCCGACTTCATCACAGGCAACATGAACAGCGCGGCCATCTCCAACGTCTTCACCTCGGATGACGTCCGCTTCAATCGCGCTGGTTACGTGCAGGACGACTGGAAGGCCAGCCAGAAGCTTACCCTCAACTACGGTATCCGTTATGACTACTCGACACCCTATCTCGAGCGTCACGACAACCAGGCAGCCTTCGTTCCCACCAGCGCATACACCTCTGGCGGCACCGCCACGGGCATCTATTACATTCCTAAGAGCAAGCAGAACGTGGCCATTCCGGCTAAGTTCCAGCAGCTTCTTGCGGAAGATCACATCGCGCTCACCTACACCAACAATCGCTACCTCGTGAATCCGCAGAAGACGAACTTCGCTCCACGTGTCGGCTTCGCTTATAAGGCGACGGAGAAGGCTGTAATCCACGGAGGCTATGGCATCTTCTTCGGTGGTCTCGAGAGTACCGGTTACTACCCGAACTTCGGCGAGAACTTCCCATTTGAGTTCGATTCGTCGTACGCTGCGACCGGAAGCTGCACCCTCAATGGAGCCTGCCCCACCAACGGTTACACTCTGGAGTCTGGTCTTCCTCAGGCCATTACTTCGCCCAGCCAGCCCACGCTGCGCGGTGGTGAAGGCAATGTGCGCACCCCTTACAGCCAGCAGTACAACCTGACCGTCGAGTACGGAATCAGCAGCAGCATGGTGGCGTCCATCGGCTATGTCGGTTCGGTCGCTCGCCATCTGCAGTTCTTCCCGAACCCGAATGGCCAGACTGCGCTCACCCCGAACGGATTCAGCGGCTACACCGACGCTAACGGCGACAAGCTGAACCCGCTACAGCCCTTCCCGCACTTCAATGGGTTCTCGTTCACCGCGTACGATGGGGCTTCGAACTACAACTCGCTACAGGGAAGCCTGGAGAAGAGACTCACCAAGGGTCTTAGCTTCCTCACGACCTACACCTACGCACACTCTCTGGACAACGCCGATACCCCCCTCGGCAGCTCGAATGACCAGGGAACCCGCAGCCTTAACATCCTCGGCCTCGGAGCGGATTACGGTCCGTCCGGCTTCGACGTCCGTCACCGCTATACCCTCAATGGCAACTACCAGCTTCCTTTCGGTAAGGGTCAGAAGTACGTGAACAGCGGCGGCATCCTGGATTATGTTGTCGGTGGATGGTCGAGCAGCTTCGTCTTCCGCGCGCAAACAGGACAGCCTCTCACCATCGGTACGAACGGAATCACCAGCCCGGGCGGCGCTTCATACAATGCCATCAGGATCGGCGATCCCTTCTCTGCCGGCGGAAGCGCGAACTCTACCAATTCTGGAATCACCTGCCCCACTAAGGTGCGGACAGTCCAGAACTGGTATAACCCCTGCGCCTTCAAGAACCCGGAGGCTGACAACATCGGCTACACCGCTGCCTTCTATCCGGACGGCAAGACTCACATCCCCAACACGGTCACCGGCCAGGCCGCCTACGCATACGTGGGCAGCAACCGTGGGCAGACTTCCAGCCCGGGGTATGAGCGTGTCGATATGTCTCTCTTCAAGTCCTTCCACACCTTCCGGGAGCAGGCGCTCCAGTTCCGTGCGGATATCTTCAACTTCCTTAACACCCCTGCTTACGGTGCGCCGAGCACCGTGAACATCTCCAGCACAGGCGGCCAGATCAGCGGTTCGCGCACCTTCCAAGCCAACACGCCTGACTCGCGCTTCTTCCAGTTCGCGTTGAAGTACACCTTCTAA